One Granulicella sp. 5B5 DNA window includes the following coding sequences:
- a CDS encoding lysophospholipid acyltransferase family protein translates to MHFTRKQRLLLAIIPPLAALFIRVLGATLRYRDINACNADGTTVPVGITIPGPTIFAFWHQAMLTSAHRFRNKGIAILISRSFDGELIARTVELLGFLAIRGSSSRGGATALKQMADAYNFGHICAFTADGPRGPAHIAKSGPVQLAQLCNAKWIGCYHAQPSRFWALKSWDSFMIPKPFSTVTFAWPQHVSPNDLAVLQTALDEAVRLASS, encoded by the coding sequence GTGCACTTCACCCGCAAACAGCGCCTCCTGCTCGCGATCATCCCGCCGCTCGCCGCGCTCTTCATCCGCGTGCTCGGCGCCACGCTGCGCTACCGCGACATCAACGCGTGCAACGCCGACGGCACCACCGTCCCCGTCGGCATCACCATCCCAGGCCCCACCATCTTCGCCTTCTGGCATCAAGCGATGCTCACCAGCGCCCATCGATTCCGCAACAAGGGCATCGCCATCCTCATCTCGCGTTCGTTCGACGGCGAACTCATCGCCCGCACCGTCGAGCTCCTCGGCTTCCTCGCCATCCGCGGCTCCAGCTCACGCGGCGGAGCCACAGCCCTCAAGCAGATGGCCGATGCCTACAACTTCGGCCACATCTGCGCCTTCACCGCCGACGGCCCCCGCGGCCCCGCGCACATCGCCAAATCCGGCCCTGTCCAACTCGCACAGCTCTGCAACGCAAAATGGATCGGCTGCTACCATGCCCAACCCTCGCGCTTCTGGGCTCTCAAATCCTGGGACAGCTTCATGATCCCCAAACCCTTCTCCACCGTCACCTTCGCCTGGCCCCAACACGTCTCCCCCAACGATTTAGCTGTGCTACAAACCGCCCTCGACGAAGCCGTCCGCCTCGCCAGCTCTTAA
- a CDS encoding RelA/SpoT domain-containing protein, with the protein MAFVVPRYTKGEINRAGEILAAVDPPFDDAWIHASLVLANWRGAHAYPINTFQSTLRSKLKQIDVDALVAQRLKRTPSIIAKLQRFDGMQLARMQDIGGLRAVVASMSELRALLRAYESAHFFHAQMPTKDYIANPKPDGYRSVHLIYRYRNDRAPRYNGLGIELQIRTKMQHAWATAVETMGTYLGQALKSGQGDVEWRSFFLTASACLAIIEKTPMVPGFEALDREKIYARLARQERQLNVLQKLRGFAIATDKIHAERGTGSYHLIVLNSQSRTVRVTPYPTSRLDDATSAYTEIEQRAKAGEPIEAVLVSAGPIDALKKAYPNYFLDTEVFIRQVQRIINVSRSQKKNAK; encoded by the coding sequence ATGGCGTTTGTGGTTCCTCGTTATACAAAGGGCGAAATCAACAGAGCCGGTGAGATTCTCGCCGCTGTCGATCCGCCATTTGATGATGCGTGGATTCATGCGAGTCTTGTTTTAGCTAATTGGCGTGGTGCTCACGCATACCCGATTAACACCTTTCAATCGACCTTACGCTCGAAGCTGAAACAGATTGATGTTGACGCACTCGTAGCTCAGCGGTTGAAGAGAACACCCTCAATCATTGCAAAGCTCCAACGGTTCGACGGCATGCAATTGGCGCGTATGCAGGATATAGGTGGACTTAGGGCTGTCGTTGCTTCGATGAGTGAATTGCGTGCATTGCTTCGAGCATATGAATCAGCACATTTTTTTCACGCTCAGATGCCTACAAAAGACTACATTGCCAATCCAAAGCCAGATGGCTACAGGAGCGTACACCTCATTTATCGCTATCGGAATGACCGAGCTCCGCGCTATAACGGACTAGGAATCGAATTACAGATTCGGACAAAGATGCAGCATGCTTGGGCAACAGCAGTCGAGACGATGGGGACCTATCTAGGCCAAGCTCTAAAATCGGGACAAGGAGATGTGGAATGGCGATCATTCTTCCTCACTGCAAGTGCATGTCTAGCAATAATCGAGAAGACTCCAATGGTCCCTGGATTCGAAGCGTTAGATAGAGAAAAGATTTATGCCCGGCTAGCTCGACAAGAAAGGCAGCTCAATGTTCTACAAAAGCTGCGGGGCTTCGCAATTGCGACCGACAAGATTCATGCGGAACGCGGAACCGGATCGTACCATCTCATCGTTCTGAATTCGCAGTCGAGAACTGTGAGAGTTACTCCGTATCCAACTAGCCGACTTGACGATGCCACTTCTGCCTATACCGAGATCGAACAAAGGGCTAAAGCTGGTGAGCCTATTGAGGCTGTACTTGTTTCCGCCGGTCCCATTGATGCGCTCAAGAAGGCTTACCCAAATTACTTTTTGGACACTGAGGTTTTCATCCGACAAGTTCAAAGAATCATAAATGTAAGCCGTAGCCAAAAAAAAAACGCTAAATAA
- the polA gene encoding DNA polymerase I, giving the protein MPQSAPSTAPKPPIYLLDTMAFIFRAYHAMARMRPMTTRTGVPTAATYVFVNMINKLRQDFKPDYLAAVYDVGAPLLRHETAAQLTDVKKFNIKTQQFEATEYAGYKANRAETPPDLIQQQPYIRRALEAFRIPIVYSEGYEADDVIGTLAAHFAKLGHHVYVVSPDKDMMQLVTESVSILNPTKDNLVLTPAKVEEVLGVPPARVIDVMALRGDSIDNIPGAPGIGDKGSVELIQTFGSVEAAMDAAIATPDLIKRKVYRESLANNRDNILLSKELVTIHCSVPIEPNLEAMHTQPVDNAACRALFTELEFTSLLRDLAPDLTAAATAYNLKPTPEEVAALLAEACQPLDPQPATRNPQPDADPLFRGLAIALAAATAAEESADPEATPDEAPEPPPAETMSLFGPASDVATDVSSRPEAQRSGDGAERPASGTSDNLDLAIGLAVTPTQAITASLTDPAIREALTDPKLPKLVHDLKAILRALEPSGIMLAGPITDVMLESYLLNPTHASHTLPDIAARTTSIALKHQPTKDNPSDPKRLPEAAAAIARLATTLNHQLTETHTAPTIATDDPSLGGAVTPAMLFADKTTTPSPSSSAPTTEVSSRPKRSAVERAAFGATTDLPPLNEHSTLTEVYDHLDLPLVPVLLRMEQTGVRIDPDLLRAMSSRLAVTIDDLAEKIYALSGNRFNINSPKQLGDVLFNKMGLPQPIKYGKGKAISTAQDVLEDLALKTEVPGHEVAALVLEHRQLQKLKGTYLDALPLLADANGRIHSTFNQVGTATGRLSSVNPNLQNIPIRTATGREIRAAFIAAPGNLLMSADYSQIELRLMAHFSQDPLLLDAYRTGKDIHTLTASEVFGIPVAELDKETRARAKAVNFGIVYGISPFGLAAQLNIDQKTAKAYIERYFERYAGVAHFIETTLEQVRRDQFVKTAFGRIRPIPDIGSRNPNQRGFAERTAINTPLQGTAADLIKLAMLRIDAAMRQRNLKSQMTLQVHDELLFDVLPSEAEEMQQLVKTEMESAAIFTVPIVSEVGLGDNWRDIK; this is encoded by the coding sequence ATGCCTCAGTCCGCACCCAGCACCGCCCCCAAGCCGCCCATCTACCTCCTCGACACGATGGCCTTCATCTTCCGTGCCTACCACGCCATGGCGCGCATGCGCCCCATGACCACGCGCACCGGAGTGCCCACCGCGGCCACCTACGTCTTCGTCAACATGATCAACAAGCTCCGCCAGGACTTCAAGCCCGACTACCTCGCCGCGGTCTACGACGTCGGTGCCCCACTCCTCCGCCACGAGACCGCCGCGCAGCTCACCGACGTCAAAAAATTCAACATCAAGACCCAGCAGTTCGAAGCCACCGAGTACGCCGGCTACAAAGCCAACCGCGCCGAAACCCCACCCGACCTCATCCAGCAGCAGCCCTACATCCGCCGCGCGCTCGAAGCCTTCCGCATCCCCATCGTCTACTCCGAAGGCTACGAAGCCGACGACGTCATCGGCACCCTCGCCGCCCACTTCGCCAAACTCGGCCACCACGTCTACGTCGTCTCGCCCGATAAAGACATGATGCAGCTCGTCACCGAATCCGTCTCCATCCTCAACCCCACCAAGGACAACCTCGTCCTCACGCCCGCCAAAGTCGAAGAGGTCCTCGGTGTCCCTCCTGCGCGCGTCATCGACGTCATGGCCCTCCGCGGCGACTCCATCGACAACATCCCCGGCGCTCCCGGCATCGGCGACAAGGGCTCCGTCGAGCTCATCCAGACCTTCGGCTCCGTCGAAGCCGCCATGGACGCCGCCATCGCCACCCCCGACCTCATCAAGCGCAAGGTCTACCGCGAATCCCTCGCCAACAACCGCGACAACATCCTCCTCTCCAAAGAGCTCGTCACCATCCACTGCTCTGTGCCCATCGAGCCTAACCTCGAAGCGATGCACACGCAGCCCGTCGACAACGCCGCCTGCCGCGCCCTCTTCACCGAGCTAGAGTTCACCTCACTCCTCCGTGACCTCGCCCCCGACCTCACCGCTGCCGCCACCGCCTACAACCTCAAGCCCACGCCAGAGGAAGTCGCGGCCCTCTTAGCCGAAGCCTGTCAACCGCTTGATCCGCAACCCGCAACCCGCAACCCGCAACCCGACGCAGACCCGCTCTTCCGTGGCCTCGCCATCGCTCTGGCCGCAGCCACCGCCGCCGAGGAATCCGCCGACCCCGAAGCCACTCCCGACGAAGCCCCCGAACCCCCACCCGCCGAAACCATGTCCCTCTTCGGCCCAGCTTCGGATGTGGCCACAGACGTGTCATCTCGACCGGAGGCGCAGCGTAGCGGAGACGGAGCGGAGAGACCTGCTTCTGGGACTAGCGACAATCTAGACCTCGCCATCGGCCTGGCCGTCACTCCCACCCAAGCCATCACAGCCTCGCTAACAGACCCAGCCATCCGCGAAGCCCTCACCGACCCCAAGCTCCCCAAACTCGTCCACGACCTCAAAGCCATCCTCCGAGCACTAGAGCCCAGCGGCATCATGCTCGCCGGCCCCATCACCGACGTCATGCTTGAAAGCTACCTCCTCAACCCCACGCACGCCTCGCATACGTTGCCGGACATCGCCGCCCGCACCACCTCGATCGCGCTCAAACACCAGCCCACCAAAGACAACCCCTCCGACCCCAAACGCCTCCCCGAAGCCGCCGCCGCCATCGCACGCCTCGCCACCACCCTCAACCACCAACTCACCGAAACCCACACCGCCCCCACCATCGCCACCGACGACCCCTCCTTAGGCGGCGCCGTCACTCCCGCCATGCTCTTCGCCGACAAGACCACCACCCCGAGCCCCTCTTCTTCGGCACCCACCACAGAAGTGTCATCTCGACCGAAGCGCAGCGCAGTGGAGAGAGCTGCGTTTGGAGCCACCACCGATCTCCCGCCCCTCAACGAGCACTCCACCCTCACCGAAGTCTACGACCACCTCGACCTCCCACTTGTCCCCGTCCTCCTCCGCATGGAGCAGACCGGCGTCCGCATCGACCCCGACCTCCTCCGCGCCATGTCCTCGCGCCTCGCCGTCACCATCGACGACCTCGCCGAAAAGATCTACGCCCTAAGCGGCAACCGCTTCAACATCAACTCTCCCAAGCAGCTCGGCGACGTCCTCTTCAACAAGATGGGCCTCCCGCAGCCCATCAAGTACGGCAAGGGCAAAGCCATCTCCACCGCGCAGGACGTCCTCGAAGACCTCGCCCTCAAAACCGAAGTCCCCGGCCACGAGGTCGCCGCCCTCGTCCTCGAGCACCGTCAGCTGCAAAAGCTCAAAGGCACCTACCTCGACGCCCTCCCACTCCTCGCCGACGCCAACGGCCGCATCCACTCCACCTTCAACCAGGTAGGCACGGCAACAGGCCGCCTCTCGTCCGTCAACCCCAACCTGCAGAACATCCCCATCCGCACCGCCACCGGCCGCGAGATCCGCGCCGCCTTCATCGCCGCCCCCGGCAACCTCCTCATGTCGGCCGACTACAGCCAGATCGAGCTCCGCCTCATGGCGCACTTCTCTCAAGATCCGCTGTTACTCGACGCCTACCGCACCGGCAAAGACATCCACACCCTCACCGCCTCCGAGGTCTTCGGCATCCCTGTCGCCGAGCTCGACAAAGAAACCCGCGCCCGCGCCAAGGCCGTCAACTTCGGCATCGTCTACGGCATCAGCCCCTTCGGCCTCGCCGCGCAACTCAACATCGACCAGAAGACCGCGAAGGCCTACATCGAACGCTACTTCGAGCGCTACGCTGGCGTCGCGCACTTCATCGAAACCACTCTCGAGCAAGTCCGCCGCGACCAGTTCGTAAAGACCGCCTTCGGCCGCATCCGCCCCATCCCGGACATCGGCTCCCGCAACCCTAACCAGCGCGGCTTCGCCGAACGCACCGCCATCAACACCCCTCTGCAAGGCACCGCCGCCGACTTGATCAAACTAGCCATGCTCCGCATCGACGCCGCGATGCGCCAGCGCAACCTGAAGTCCCAGATGACCCTGCAAGTCCATGACGAACTCCTCTTCGACGTCCTCCCCTCCGAAGCCGAAGAGATGCAGCAGCTAGTCAAAACCGAAATGGAATCCGCCGCCATCTTCACCGTCCCCATCGTCTCCGAAGTCGGCCTAGGCGATAACTGGCGCGATATCAAGTAG
- a CDS encoding type II toxin-antitoxin system RelE/ParE family toxin, producing MILSCRDKRTSEFVAGKMVKAFSGFERAAQMKIDRMQAATSINDLAALPGNRFEALKGDRKGQYSIRINDQWRICFKWPQGERGPSDVEIVDYH from the coding sequence ATGATTCTGAGTTGCCGGGACAAGCGGACGAGTGAGTTTGTTGCCGGCAAGATGGTCAAGGCGTTCTCGGGTTTTGAGAGAGCAGCACAGATGAAGATTGACCGGATGCAGGCTGCGACTTCTATCAACGATCTGGCGGCGTTGCCGGGAAACAGGTTTGAGGCGCTGAAGGGTGATCGGAAGGGGCAGTACAGCATCCGCATTAACGACCAGTGGCGGATTTGCTTCAAGTGGCCGCAAGGCGAGCGCGGACCTTCGGATGTTGAGATTGTGGACTACCACTAA
- the glmM gene encoding phosphoglucosamine mutase: MRKLFGTDGIRAVAGEAPLDERTVRAVGVALATKLGKGSSVVMGMDTRESGPWIAATLAAGLREGGATVANAGVITTPAVAFLARKHGFSAGVVISASHNPWRDNGIKVFGGDGYKLPDAVEMEIEAEIEKALAADGETQNHDDALPEVNESFRAEYVRFLLEAVPGISLDNRKVVIDCANGAASAVAPQLFEHLGGTVEVTHASPDGLNINEQCGALHPEIVAAEVKVRGASMGMTFDGDADRALFADEHGNVVNGDAVMLACARDMQARGELDGDVVVATTMSNMGFEAALKRSGISMLRAPVGDKYVLEEMRRSGAALGGEQSGHVLFPARATTGDGLLTALMVLDVVHRSGKTLGELIADLKNYPQVILNVKVREKVPLDSLPDVVAMIRAAEDELRDSGRVVIRYSGTEALARVMIEAESEDAMRRHAEAIAGAIRAELGI, translated from the coding sequence ATGCGCAAGCTGTTTGGAACGGATGGAATTCGCGCGGTGGCCGGTGAGGCTCCGCTGGATGAGCGCACGGTGCGCGCGGTGGGTGTGGCGCTGGCGACGAAGCTGGGCAAGGGCTCGAGCGTGGTGATGGGTATGGACACGCGCGAGAGTGGGCCGTGGATCGCGGCGACGCTGGCTGCGGGGTTGCGTGAGGGCGGAGCGACAGTCGCCAACGCTGGCGTGATTACGACGCCGGCGGTTGCGTTCCTGGCGCGGAAGCATGGGTTCAGCGCTGGGGTGGTGATTTCGGCATCGCATAATCCGTGGCGTGATAACGGGATCAAGGTGTTTGGCGGCGATGGGTACAAGTTGCCGGATGCGGTGGAGATGGAGATTGAGGCGGAGATTGAGAAGGCTCTGGCTGCTGATGGTGAAACGCAGAACCATGATGACGCTTTGCCGGAGGTGAATGAGAGTTTTCGTGCGGAGTATGTGCGGTTTCTGCTGGAGGCGGTGCCGGGGATCTCGCTGGATAACCGCAAGGTGGTGATTGATTGCGCGAACGGTGCGGCGAGTGCTGTGGCTCCGCAGCTGTTTGAGCATCTGGGTGGGACGGTGGAGGTGACACATGCTTCGCCGGATGGGCTGAACATCAATGAGCAGTGTGGGGCACTGCATCCGGAGATTGTTGCGGCCGAGGTGAAGGTGCGTGGGGCTTCGATGGGCATGACGTTCGATGGCGATGCGGACCGTGCACTGTTTGCCGATGAGCATGGCAACGTGGTGAACGGCGATGCGGTGATGCTGGCGTGTGCTCGCGATATGCAGGCACGCGGTGAGCTTGATGGCGATGTTGTGGTGGCAACCACGATGTCGAACATGGGGTTTGAGGCGGCGTTGAAGCGCAGCGGGATTTCGATGTTGCGTGCGCCGGTGGGCGACAAGTATGTGCTGGAGGAGATGCGCAGGAGCGGTGCGGCACTGGGCGGTGAGCAGAGCGGGCACGTACTCTTCCCTGCCCGCGCGACGACGGGCGATGGGCTGCTGACGGCGCTGATGGTGCTGGATGTGGTGCATCGCAGCGGCAAGACGCTGGGAGAGTTGATCGCGGACCTGAAGAACTATCCGCAGGTGATTCTGAATGTGAAGGTGCGTGAGAAGGTGCCGCTCGACTCGCTGCCGGATGTGGTGGCGATGATTCGTGCGGCGGAGGATGAGCTGCGTGATTCGGGGCGTGTGGTGATTCGGTACTCCGGGACCGAGGCGCTGGCGCGAGTGATGATCGAGGCCGAGAGCGAAGATGCGATGCGACGCCATGCCGAGGCGATCGCGGGGGCGATTCGTGCGGAGCTTGGGATTTAA
- a CDS encoding ABC transporter permease yields the protein MASLHNVMLIAKREYTERIRTKAFIISTVLIPALMGGGIFGIAAIASKSKTTAHIAIVASQPQPAQDLKKSLEHGDDTSMTVDLLPPGSTAALDQQIANKQLDGYLVITQTSASDGASHRPTFDFTPRSSADIATSDSIKSALQTVLTREFLAAHNIPADEAKALMAPVTVNVIGANGKHTNSRQSFFVAYTLFFLMYMVVLLYGMNVARSIIEEKTSRVFEVLLATIKPDELLAGKILGVGSVGLTQVAIWMAAALLFAAQAGSMSGITISSTQIIFFIVYFALGYALYSSVAAALGAMTNSEQELQQLNMFLMMPLFLSMGMLPVLITSPNSLLARIVSQIPFCAPLLMNFRISIAMPQPWEIALSIGLILITIYAVLWISSRIYRVGILMYGKKPNLPEILRWLKYS from the coding sequence ATGGCTAGCCTGCACAACGTCATGCTCATCGCCAAGCGTGAGTACACCGAGCGCATCCGCACCAAGGCCTTCATCATCTCCACCGTGCTTATTCCCGCGCTCATGGGCGGCGGCATCTTCGGCATCGCGGCCATCGCCTCTAAGAGCAAGACCACCGCACACATCGCCATCGTCGCCTCACAGCCGCAGCCCGCGCAGGACCTCAAGAAGTCTCTCGAGCACGGCGACGACACCAGCATGACCGTCGATCTCCTCCCGCCCGGTTCGACCGCCGCACTCGATCAACAGATCGCTAACAAGCAGCTCGACGGCTACCTCGTCATCACGCAAACGTCCGCGTCCGATGGCGCCTCGCACCGCCCCACCTTCGACTTCACCCCGCGCTCCTCAGCCGATATCGCCACCAGCGACTCCATCAAATCCGCGCTCCAAACCGTCCTCACCCGCGAGTTCCTCGCCGCGCACAACATCCCGGCCGACGAAGCCAAAGCGCTCATGGCCCCCGTCACCGTCAACGTCATCGGCGCCAACGGCAAGCATACCAACTCCCGGCAGTCGTTCTTCGTCGCCTATACGCTCTTCTTCCTTATGTACATGGTCGTGCTGCTCTACGGCATGAACGTCGCGCGCTCCATCATTGAAGAAAAGACCTCGCGCGTCTTCGAAGTCCTCCTCGCCACCATCAAGCCCGACGAGCTCCTCGCCGGCAAGATCCTCGGCGTCGGCTCCGTCGGCCTCACGCAGGTCGCCATCTGGATGGCCGCCGCGCTCCTCTTCGCCGCGCAGGCCGGCAGCATGAGCGGCATTACCATCAGCTCCACGCAGATCATCTTCTTCATCGTCTACTTCGCTCTCGGCTACGCGCTCTACTCCTCGGTCGCCGCCGCACTCGGCGCCATGACCAACTCCGAGCAGGAGCTCCAGCAGCTCAACATGTTCCTCATGATGCCGCTCTTCCTCAGCATGGGCATGCTGCCGGTGCTCATCACCAGCCCCAACTCGCTGCTTGCGCGCATCGTCTCGCAGATCCCTTTCTGCGCCCCGCTGCTCATGAACTTCCGCATCTCCATCGCGATGCCGCAGCCCTGGGAGATCGCTCTCTCCATCGGCCTCATCCTCATCACCATCTACGCCGTCCTCTGGATCAGCTCCCGCATCTACCGCGTCGGCATCCTCATGTACGGCAAAAAGCCCAACCTTCCCGAGATCCTCCGCTGGCTTAAATACAGCTAG
- a CDS encoding S-adenosylmethionine:tRNA ribosyltransferase-isomerase: MLVSDFNYSLPEELIAQQPPAVRGASRMMTLDRRTGAYTDRLFTDLPSLLQPGDLLILNDSRVLPARLFATRAGLHTQHNSPAPTGHIEVLLTEHLPNPEGHNDWRALVKPAKKIQPGETLHFHAAPTTDAALKGTGFSPSGGSSGLQPTESVQHEAGALAPEGPALTATILATGDFGERTLRFAPVADFYAILDRIGHLPLPPYIHRDKQQPNTPEDRNRYQTVYSKPFAQPDEQHLKGTGFSPSVNGQKERGALAPEGLAGSAAAPTAGLHFTPEILKALQQRGIELAYLTLHVGLGTFQPIRVDRTEDIRLHAEPYTLPAATAEAINKAVRDHRRIIAVGTTSTRTLEHIARESERTGQPITAHSGSTSLFLSPGLNDQFKLVGGLLTNFHLPQSTLLMLVSAFAGREATLHAYAHAVAARYHFFSYGDCMLIT, encoded by the coding sequence ATGCTTGTCTCCGACTTCAACTACTCACTCCCCGAAGAGCTCATCGCGCAGCAGCCCCCCGCCGTGCGCGGCGCCAGCCGCATGATGACCCTCGACCGCCGCACCGGTGCCTACACCGACCGCCTCTTCACCGATCTACCCTCGCTCCTGCAACCCGGCGATCTCCTCATCCTCAACGACAGCCGCGTCCTCCCCGCACGCCTCTTCGCCACCCGCGCCGGCCTGCACACGCAGCACAACTCACCCGCCCCCACCGGCCACATCGAAGTCCTCCTCACCGAACACCTCCCCAACCCCGAAGGCCACAACGACTGGCGCGCCCTCGTCAAACCCGCCAAAAAAATCCAACCCGGCGAAACCCTTCACTTCCACGCGGCGCCCACAACAGACGCGGCTTTGAAGGGGACGGGCTTCAGCCCGTCCGGAGGGAGCAGTGGGCTTCAGCCCACTGAATCAGTGCAGCATGAAGCAGGGGCTTTAGCCCCGGAGGGACCCGCTCTCACCGCCACCATCCTAGCCACCGGCGACTTCGGCGAGCGCACGCTCCGCTTCGCCCCTGTCGCAGACTTCTACGCCATCCTCGACCGCATCGGCCACCTCCCACTCCCGCCTTACATCCACCGCGACAAGCAGCAGCCCAACACCCCCGAAGACCGCAACCGCTACCAGACCGTCTATTCCAAGCCCTTCGCCCAACCGGACGAACAACATTTGAAGGGGACGGGCTTCAGCCCGTCCGTCAATGGGCAGAAAGAACGAGGGGCTTTAGCCCCGGAAGGACTCGCGGGCTCCGCCGCCGCCCCCACCGCAGGCCTCCACTTCACCCCTGAAATCCTCAAAGCCCTGCAACAAAGAGGCATCGAACTCGCCTACCTAACACTCCACGTCGGCCTCGGCACCTTCCAGCCCATCCGCGTCGACCGCACCGAAGACATCCGCCTCCACGCCGAGCCCTACACACTCCCCGCCGCCACCGCCGAAGCCATCAACAAAGCCGTGCGCGACCACCGCCGCATCATCGCCGTAGGCACCACCAGCACCCGCACCCTCGAACACATCGCCCGCGAGTCCGAACGCACCGGCCAACCCATCACCGCGCACTCCGGCAGCACCAGCCTCTTCCTCTCACCGGGCCTCAACGATCAATTCAAGTTAGTCGGCGGCCTCCTCACCAACTTCCACCTCCCGCAATCAACGCTCCTCATGCTCGTCAGCGCCTTCGCAGGCAGGGAAGCGACACTCCACGCCTACGCCCACGCCGTCGCCGCCCGCTACCACTTCTTCTCCTATGGCGACTGCATGCTCATCACCTAA
- a CDS encoding HigA family addiction module antitoxin: MGPIHPGEQLAEELEEMGLSAAAFARQIQVPTNRVTEILKGRRSITGDTALRLAHFFGTSAEFWLNLQSLYEIRVAEKKFGKMIKGLPTIKDLRAA, encoded by the coding sequence ATGGGACCGATACATCCGGGAGAGCAGTTGGCGGAGGAGTTGGAAGAGATGGGTCTGAGTGCGGCGGCGTTTGCGCGTCAGATTCAGGTGCCGACGAACCGTGTGACGGAGATTCTGAAGGGGCGGCGGTCGATCACCGGGGATACGGCGTTGCGGCTGGCGCACTTCTTTGGGACGAGCGCGGAGTTCTGGCTGAATCTGCAGAGTCTGTATGAGATTCGGGTGGCGGAGAAGAAGTTCGGGAAGATGATTAAGGGGTTGCCGACGATTAAGGATTTGAGGGCAGCGTAG
- the xseA gene encoding exodeoxyribonuclease VII large subunit, protein MAKNTAAPTLFDAAEVEVEVVAETVQTVVEVPTAEVVAPKVWSVTALVQSVRGLVERSYGQVTVEGEISNWRPAASGHCYFTLKDGEAQLSIVMFRRQAQLLRWKPKDGDAVRLRGQLSVYESRGQMQLVAEHMEQVGMGALLAAVRELKERLRREGLFENKRALPEFPRCIGVVTSAQGAALRDIVKVCRRRHAAVRLLVYPAAVQGPNCAAEVAAGVRWFSAHPEMADVVMVARGGGSWEDLHGFDAEIVARAIAACSVPVITGIGHAMDSTIADAAADVSAPTPSAAAELVTAAQYGVAERVERLHQRLRRAGQFQMLDARQRLQRLSVEMVLRRAQDGVERRAQRVDDLADRVETAAMRRLRGRREQLMQLEVRLRRQHVALRLSDDARRLQALRGRLVAARRVSLAEAGLKLQRMSTQLETLSPLRVLERGYALVYGPKGRLLRSADEVREGESVIAHLHKGRLTATVTKKSQ, encoded by the coding sequence GTGGCAAAGAACACAGCCGCGCCTACGCTGTTCGATGCAGCGGAGGTTGAGGTGGAGGTGGTCGCCGAGACCGTACAGACAGTGGTTGAGGTGCCGACTGCTGAGGTTGTGGCTCCGAAGGTGTGGAGCGTCACGGCGCTGGTGCAGAGCGTGCGTGGTCTGGTGGAGCGCAGCTATGGGCAGGTGACGGTGGAGGGTGAGATCTCCAACTGGCGGCCGGCGGCAAGTGGACACTGCTACTTCACGCTGAAGGATGGCGAGGCGCAACTTTCGATTGTGATGTTTCGGCGACAGGCGCAGTTGCTGCGGTGGAAGCCGAAGGACGGCGACGCGGTGCGGCTGCGGGGACAGCTGAGCGTATATGAGAGCCGGGGGCAGATGCAGCTTGTCGCAGAGCACATGGAGCAGGTTGGCATGGGTGCTCTGCTGGCGGCGGTGCGCGAGCTGAAGGAGCGGCTGCGGCGCGAAGGGCTGTTCGAGAACAAGCGCGCACTGCCGGAGTTTCCGAGGTGCATTGGCGTGGTGACGAGCGCGCAGGGAGCGGCGCTGCGCGACATTGTGAAGGTGTGCCGGAGGAGACATGCTGCGGTGCGGCTGCTGGTGTATCCGGCGGCTGTGCAGGGGCCGAACTGTGCGGCGGAGGTTGCGGCGGGCGTGCGGTGGTTCAGCGCGCACCCTGAGATGGCCGACGTGGTGATGGTGGCGCGCGGCGGCGGAAGCTGGGAGGACCTGCACGGCTTCGACGCAGAGATTGTGGCGCGGGCGATTGCGGCGTGCAGCGTGCCGGTGATTACGGGGATTGGTCATGCGATGGATTCGACGATTGCGGATGCGGCGGCGGATGTAAGCGCGCCGACGCCTTCGGCGGCTGCAGAGCTGGTGACGGCGGCGCAGTATGGTGTGGCCGAGCGCGTGGAGCGGCTGCATCAGCGGCTGCGGCGTGCGGGGCAGTTCCAGATGCTGGATGCGCGACAACGGCTGCAACGGCTGAGTGTGGAGATGGTGCTGCGTCGTGCGCAGGACGGTGTGGAGCGTCGCGCGCAGCGGGTGGATGACCTTGCTGATCGCGTGGAAACTGCGGCGATGCGGCGGCTGCGCGGGCGCAGAGAGCAGTTGATGCAGCTAGAGGTGCGGCTGCGGCGGCAGCATGTGGCGCTACGGTTGAGCGACGATGCCCGGCGATTGCAGGCGCTGCGTGGCAGGCTTGTGGCTGCGCGGCGAGTGAGCCTGGCGGAGGCTGGACTGAAGCTGCAACGGATGAGTACGCAGCTGGAGACGCTGAGTCCGCTGCGGGTGCTGGAGCGCGGATATGCGCTGGTGTATGGGCCGAAGGGACGGCTGCTGCGGTCGGCGGACGAGGTGCGCGAGGGGGAGAGCGTGATTGCGCATCTACATAAAGGCCGGTTGACGGCGACGGTTACGAAGAAGAGCCAATAA